The Ahaetulla prasina isolate Xishuangbanna chromosome 7, ASM2864084v1, whole genome shotgun sequence genome segment aacttgttgctggcaatccttatgatttatattgatatattgaccatcaattgtgttgtaaatgttgtaccttgatgaacgtatcttttattttatgtacactgagagcgtatgcaccaagacaaattccttgtgtgtccaatcacacttggccaataaaaattctattttattctattctactttggaCCTtagttcagtagtgggttccacttacctttgctaccggtttgtaaCTGTGAGTGCACACACGAGTGAAGCGAGCACACGGCACTTCTGCACATTCAGagtgtctgtgatgatgtccagatgggtgggcggagccttatgccaccgccactaccagttcaaccaaatctgggcgaactggtagaaacccaccactacctTAGTTATACATCATGAAAATATATGAGCAAAGGAGACCGAAGAAactgagagggaagaggaggatagAATAAGAAGGAACAGAAAAACAGATAAATGGGTTGCAGGAAATTCTGGAGTTATATTATGGTGGGATTGGGAATAATAGGTTTCAAGAACTGAGGAAAAGTATGAAATAAGAATCCTAGAATAATCCATAAGCAGTAGAAAAAGAAGTTTCTCTTAACTTTtcaaatttttgtttttgtttttttttatttcttttatgctaACTGGAAACTCTAGGGCAAGAAAAAGAGCCCAAaatatgcagagaagagcaaaaaacatGACAAAGAGTTTAGAGGTTATATTGTACGATGAAtggttgagggagggagggatgtctGGATTATTGAAGACTTGGGATATAACTATCTTCTAGAATTTGAAGGTTTGTcacagaaaagagggaattgACTTATTCTCCAGGGCATCAGAGTgcaggataagaagtaatggGGAACTTATTAATAAGAGATCCAATCTCttccaaggagaaattttctgacagtggggaCAATTAATCAACCTCCCAGAGCAggcgtgaaatccagcagattctgacaggtactggcgaaccgatagcggaaattttgagtagttcaaagaaccatcaaataccacctttggctggccccagagtgggatgggaatggagattttgcagtattcttcccttgccatgcccaccaagccacaccacacccatcacaccacacccacagaacggtagcaaaaaaaattggatttcaccactgtcccagagttgtgggtgctccattactggaggttttcaaaaaatagactggacatccatttgaCTGGGGtcgtataaggtctcctgccttgagcagggggttagactagaagacctctgaggtccctttcagccctatgattctatgttctaaaaacAGAAGGGAACATGGAGACCTTGCATTCAGTTTATATCTCCATCCTTCAGTTTAAGATTTAATGATTCATTTGGTGTTTGTTTGCTGAAAGGAGTGGTTCCTCAATGTAAACATGTGTTAAAGAAGCAGTGACGGGAATATCAAAAGACTTGCAAGTTCCTGTCAACCAGGGGAAGGGTGAAAGAAGGGCACTTTGAAAAAAATGATACGTCTTACTGCTTAGAGAACACAAGTGTTTGTAAGATTTTCTGAAATCTGAATGtggttttcttcttctccctaaATTCttactaaaagaaataaaaagggtgTTTCCTTAATGTCATCAAGgcatactttataaataacttagcagcagaaatgaaaGAGGCATATTTGATCTCCAGCCAATTGGCCCCAAACCCTTACTTTAGTTGAATGCATTCCAGAGGGATGAACAGAGTCACTCCCCACGTAGGTTGAAACTAGCTTTGCACAACTTATGCTGTACTCCACCAAGCTGTGTGCAAGCGGCAGTTACAGCCTGTTCCCTTCCCTCTGTTCAGGAAGAGCCCTTTGGGACCCCCTTCTGTGATTGCTGAGCTGTGTTTTCTTTGGAAATTCATCAGATAAGatctcttttctctcttattctcactTCTCAATTTACATCATCGCAGAGATCAATGTGCAAATTTATTTCTTAATGATTCAAGACGTGTCATTATTCTGGATTGTATTAGTTGCTATTCtcagtaagtaagtaagtgaatGAATTCAATCCGATAATTTGAGACACCTCATAAATATGCACATATTCATCATGCTATTCACTTTTGGTAAACAAAGTATTGCAGAGCATCTCAACTTCTTTTACAGTGGTGACCTGCTACTGTATTCCATTTCTCTTTACATCATTTACTAAGCATTCCATCTGATAATATGCTGACTTTACATCCAATCAGCCTTAGTAGTCACCTAAAATATTCTACAGTTCAAAACTATTCAGTTTattgtgtacatacatacatacaaacaaactcACAAACACATGTAAAACGCCTTCATATTTATACATTTCCCATTACCCATAAGAACTAAAATTAGGTTTGCATTCACTCCATTTAGACAGCAAAACACTCCAATTTACTCCCCAAACTTTTCTCATGGTCACTTCTATTTAGTCAAACTCTGGCAAATACTAGCCTAGGAAAATTTAACAAGCTAAGACCCCTTtgagggtccttgatgctctctgcactagcttgttttcttgcagacatctcattacccaaactaggtaacatcatcagtgcaaagaCCTCTTTCATTTTGCTTTCACTTTTGATACTTTCCCTTTGTATACAGGAATAATAACAGTAGCCTTCCAATTTTTGACACAGACACAGTTTTTTCACGCTCATTAAGTCACACATTTTTAATAGCATCTACTCCCACAACTTTACCAGTTTTCTAAACCGTCACAGCATTTATAACGTCCTTTTTATCATTTCCTTTCTTGGATACCAACATTTATGACATTCATTTCAGTTCTACGTTTCAAATATCATTATCATTTCTATACAGGTATCTAAAATACtccttctgttattctcttacttTTGTTTCACCCAAATAAtataatcatttttgtttttaattccattTGTTGTGCTGGAAATTCCTTATTTGGCTGTCTTCACCCATTTCcagaatgtttttaaattttcatcaAAATCATTCTGGACGTTCTCTGGCTTTCTAAATCTTAACTGTTAATTTCTCTTTTTGATTACATTCCTTGAagctatatttttctttctatatttatattatacaacCTGTTTCTCTTATGTTCATTTTTTTGCAGCAACAATTCTCTGATatgcattattttttcttttatcccCATACAGCCCTTTTCAGCCTTCTCATTGGCATCCACTTTCCATTCATTCTACTGGAAAATCAATTTATCTTTTAATACTTGTTCATTCAACCTCATAGTTTCCCTTCCTCAGGGCATTCCACTTTCATTctagtttcttttatttctttccttccacatCAATTTCCCCCCAAGGTCCGCTCTTAACAATACCAAAAATGTCTTGCTCCACATTCAGAATATCTCATCACCTTACTATCCCTCATTAATTCTCTCAATTTTTCATCATAAAATATCTCATCGATCATGCTTCCAGATTTATATCCATTCTTTTACCATGGGTACATTGACATACTTAAACTATATTTGAAAGAAGCAGAGCTTTTTCTAAACAGATACTTAGTAGtcaccttttttatttattattttattcaatcaGTCAGCTCCACCTTATCTTTTTTTCCACCCATCCATTCATGTCACCTAACTTTGTGCCATGGATCATGTTCATTTGAAACACTGTGTAGTTTTTTTCCTCGGACTCATTTCTGGTTCTTAAGCATCACCAACCTATCAATCCCTATTTCCAGGTTCATGCGTAACAAATTAGATGACACCAATTCATATTTTATAACATTCATTTTATCTCTTTCTTTCGTAACTAAATCTATGTTACATTTAAGCATATGGAAGTGTACTAATTAACTCAGCAAAATCAGATCACCTTCATTCAGTTCTATTACAAGCTTCTCCTTTCTTTAATTTCATGGAAACACAACCTATCTGTTTTTCTCTCATCTATTtcatcatcatcagagttggaagggaccttagaggtcttctagtccacccctctgctcaagcataagatcctataccagggctgtcaaactcatggcctgcaggctggatatatcatgcgctggccacgcccacacccagtttagcaaaggggaaaaaagtctcaaTACGTCCCATGAcgaagcgagtttgacacccctgccctatacatttcagacaaatggttgtccgatctcttcttaaaagcctccagtactggagcacccataacccttgaaggcaagctgttccagtgattgattgttctccctatcatgaaatttttctttagtttaggttgcttctctccttggtttgtTAATTTCATTAGTTAATTACTGCTCTTTACCATTTAGTCTTCTTACATTCCAAGTTGTGCCCTTCCATATGCTATGATAGATATGGGCCATAGCTATTGACTTTGCTACCCATAATGGTTTTGTTCAATTCAGTCtttcatataatatttttaataatgtagAGGAAGTAAATTAAGTTAGTAGCCTTGATCATATCTGTGCCACATGCAGCATTCCTTGCTATCAATAAAGTCAATAATGGTTAggttgttttggatttttttggcCACTATGCCAGAACTGCAACTACAACCCAAACCCAGTGTTACTTCAAACATGCTTATGCTATCCTATGCAAACTAGGATCTTTAATCTAGCGACTGCTTTGTAATCCAATCTATTATTACctaaggtaaagttaaaggttcccctcaggcatatgtactagtcattcctgactctaggggtttttgctcatctctgtttcaaagccgaagagccagcactgtctgaagacgtctctgtggtcatgtggccggcatgactaaacgccaaaggtgcatggaacgctgttactttcccaccaaaggtggtccctatttttctacttgcattttttacgtgcttttgaactgctaggttggcagaagctgggacaagtaagggggctcaccctgttacgtggcactagggattcgaaccgctgaactgccaacattTTGATCAaccagctcagtgtcttagcaactgagccaccgtatcccttAATCCCACTAACTAGCATATGCAATGTACTGACATACACTAAAATATGTAGCAagctatttccttttttaaaaaaaattgaaaatagcaTATGGGAGCATCCTTAATCAGTTTGAGACCACagaggccaggaaaggaattttaCATTTATCCTGTTCTATTGCTGCTGATTtggattaaatatatattttggtgAGAATCCAGAAGAAGGATTGTACATCTGTTAAAAACCTTCCAAACttacaaataatacaaaaataaaataaaataaaataattataagaaAAGGATAGTGACACTCTAGCACcaataacaacaataaacttTCCTTTCCATAAACACACAAAGGAAAGCAATCCTGACCAAAAAAATCACAACCTACAGGCAGGTGATTCACTTTATTACTGTGTCAATCCTCCCAACCTTTTCAGAATAACTCTCTTATCAGCTTAGTTAGATCTGCATCTTTCTTTGGAATACCTGAGTTGGTGCTCAGGTTTGGAAAGATTATTATAAATCTATAACTATCTGATCAAAATTTAGCTAAATTGTCCATTCCAATAACCCAAAGGCCCAATAACCATTCCATGCCAAAAAGTTGGTTCTCCTATATTTTGTACACTGAATGAGAACTGGGAAAAGACAGGTGCTCCAGCAATAACAAGATGCCTTTTGCAAATCAGACAGAGTTTGTGTCAAAAACCTAGAATTGCAAATGTAAAGACCTGCATTCTAAGGCCACATTTCACATAAGGAGACTGCTTTCATTACAATAAGAAAACACGAATTTCACAGCCAGTGTTGGGGGTCACATCCCCTTTCCACATTGACACAGAATGTACAACACCATATACAGTTTTATTGATTTTCATTATAACTGTTATATATTGTACATCCTCAATATATTtccttttagatcaggggtctccaaccttggtccctttaagacttgtgggctttaagactttgctggctgagggactctgggagttgaagtccacaagtcttaaagggaccaaggttggagatccctgttttagatgATTTGGAGGGCTAAACAAGCAGTCTatccaaagaagaaaagaaagaacctaATCTTGTTCCTATACTTGTTTATGAAAACAAGACCAGGAAATTCCTGAAAAATTTCAGGTACAACCAATTTCTGCTCCAAGACCACACAGAACAATGGGGAAAGAAGGAACCTACTATACATAGTCATTTTTGCGCACAAAAAATTAGCATGCAAAACTATCATCTAAAGCTGTGGGATCTCCTTCTCCTGCACCCTCTAGGTTTCTCAAGCTCTAGGTGGCAGAAATTATTGGCTGACTGGATCAATGGCAGTGGAGTCTGTTGAGAGGTGAGCCAGCCAAAGATTCCTTCCCCACCCAGCCATCGGACTGACTATCCAGTTGACGTCAGAAATTTGACTTCATCTCCTGGCACTAGAATGTTATATTTATAACAGCACCAGGAGTAGTGGAACTGGAATAGGCGTGCCCAACTCCTTTATCCCCCCTGTTTTCTCTATTTGCTTTTAAAGCTTCCCAGGAGAGCGTGAGAGCAATTCTTTGCTTCTCCATGCAAGGGCAGAAAAGCAGCAAGAGCAGAATATTTTTCAAGTGGGCAGTGGAGGCATATTCCTTTGCTGTCGACTACAACCCTTCTTCTCCTCTGAACCAGATCACAGTCAAGGTAAGTCCATGCCGAAGTTTAATTGTGGGTGTACTAGAGTACACTAATTCTAATAACAGGAACAATAAGGGTGGATCTCTCTCAAGCTTACCAAAGTCATTTTGTTATATTGCCTGCTTTACCTGATATGCTTAGTTTAATAGAGATGTAATATAGGTTCAGCAAAGTTTTTAAGAACTTTCCATATTTCAGCTTCTGAAAACCATTTTAGACTATTGTAAGGATTGGTGGATAGAAGAGATACTGTCCTAGGGAGAGACGGATTCATTCAAGCTCAGCATGAGGTTTTCCATTGATGATATCTAACCAGTTAcagtattttctattttatcttctttttatacAATTATTGGGAAGGTAAAACATCCTATTTTTCAAAAACTTTTCACTGAGTGGCTTGGATAAAGAGAAGCCAGGAAAGGGTAGAAGAACTTTTTGAATCGAGAAATTTTTATTAGTCATATAATTTTGTAGCATTCATTGAAACCTGGATCTTTCACAGTCGTTTTGTTTATGTCACAAAAtgatccagaagaaaaaaaaagtcctggGAGCACAGCAAGGCACGATGTAGCACCAGTCTCAAGGAAGGAGGTGTCCAGAGTAACACTGATTTGGGGACAGCTATACTTGCCAAAAGCTTTTCAAGCAAAACTCCATATGATTTGGGTGCTTGATATCTTTAGGACCATCTTCTCCAAGTTGAACGTTAGACAATCTGGCAAGGAAAACATGCAGCAGTTCTCGGCCCCTAGAAAGTTTAGGGGTGAGAACCCAGAAAATGGCATGCTTAATGGCAGCCTACCCTTTGCCAACAGCTTCCCCTTGGAGATTGGGCtgtctcctccctttctttcatcTTTTAGAAAGCAGGAGAAGACCTTCCTCTTACATAGGAGTtataaagaatggattttatgaAAGACTGCAGAAGGACTCACCCTAACTCTGTCCAAGATTTAACATTTCaagcattttacatttttattgggtttttaaaatgtatcacTGTAGATCATTTTCAGTCATTGAAAGAAGTGACATAcacttaataaataagtaaataaatattctttgttGCCATGTAGTGCCATCAGAATTTTATAGCTCAGATCTTGAGAGTGCGGGAGGTAGCAAATTTaaagtatagaccaggggtctccaaccttggcaaccttaagcctggtggacttcaactttcagaataccccagccagctttgctggctgagggattctgggaattgaagtccaccaggcttaaagttgccaaggttggagagccctggtataGACACTGATTTCCTTCTATTACTGTAACCAGTTTGCTTTCTATCGATGTATGGCAGGGATCAAACCACGCTCCTTTTTAATAAAACGGAGATAAAAAAGAACCATAATTTGTGGATTGACagtacattaatttaaaaaagttgGGCTGTGATTTTGGAGAGGATTTGTGTATGAGGGGATTGAGTTATATTCAGTAATAGCTTACCTAGATCTGTTAGACTTGTGCTACGGAAATCGGTGGATATCACAATTCCATTTTTCAGTAGATTGCTCAGGtggggttaaaaaaaatcaagatgtcaGCCACGACCATGTGATTGAAGCCCTACCCATTTTGTCCAAAGGTCACCCACGGTTATATCTGCCATTTTGATATTTTTGCCATCCCCCACAGGAACATCTGTATTTATGGGGTCAATTAGACTAATGTGGCAGGTGTAACCAGGTGTTCAAAACCCTGTTCCTTTTTATACATGTTTTGCATGCATCTCATGCATGTAAAAAAGGGTGGGGCTTTGATTACTTAGACACGCCTGCCATTTTTGTTATTTATCTGCCCTGGATGTCTCTTCCCTACTAATGCCTTCTTTGTTTAtaggggctgctgctgctgctccttcaGAAAAAATAGAGATTATTATTTACAGCAAAGCCCTGGCATTTGATGGATGGGGTTGTTATTAAATTATAGAGACCCTTGTAGTGTTTTTCCTGCTATTTCTTATCTTATGTAGAAAAATATGGAGTTCATAaaaatatgtacctttttattacaGTAAGGGCCTTTCCTATGGAATGATTCTTTAATCTCAGTTTAACTGACCTATCTCCATCCCATTATTGGATCCAGATTTTACGCCCCAGCACTGTTCCCAATCAGAACAGGTGATGTTGGGCTAAGCAAATCAGTGGTCTAACTTGGGATAAGGTCATTTTGTATTTTCATGTGAAGTAAATAAGAATTTTATCTATATAAATTACTTGATTCATTTTACAGTAAAATGTCTGATTATTAACTTATTCTGTTTTTTAACATATATTTATAACCCTAAATTTGCCTTATTTCCTACAGGTTTTCTTTTAAGATAAGACACCTGAAGTGCCATGGCTACTACTAAAGCCCCTTCAGGCTGTGGCAACATATCTGGGGACTACTATTTTCTCTGTGACACCAATGTTTATTGGGGGATTATTCTGGAAGCTCTGGCAGCAGCTGGTGTGTTTGTCACAATCATCCTCATTCTggtgctttttttctttatctgTAAAACCCAAGACAATGCAAAACGTAGCCTGATCCCaatccagttcctcttcctcttaGGCACTATAGGAATTTTTGGGCTCACGTTTGCTTTTATCATCAGGCTCAATGAGCAAACTGGTCCCACACGTTTCTTCCTTTTTGGGGTCCTCTTTGCCCTCTGCTTTTCCTGCCTCCTGGCTCATGCTTTGGACCTCATCAAGTTGGTGAGAGGAAGACGTCCATTTTCAGCCCTAATGTTGCTGATTATGGTCCTTGGTTTTACTGTTGTACAAGTGATTATAGCCGTACAATATGTAGCAGTCAATATCACAGCCTTGAAGGATCTACGCCATGCGATGGATGAGGAAAGACGAAGAGACTTTATTTTAATTCTCATCTATGTATTTTTCCTGATGTTTCTCCTCTTCATAGTTTCCATGTTTGTGTTGTGTGGCACATACAAGAGGTGGAAGAGGCATGGTGTCCACTTACTTCTCACAGCCTTAGTCTCCATAGGCATTTGGGTGGCATGGATTGCTATCCTGATGCATGGTATCAGTGCTTTAGGTGAGCGATCAGAATGGAATGATCCTCTCCTTGGTGTTGCTCTGATAGTAAATGGCTGGGTTTTCCTGATTCTGTATGCAATACCTGAACTCTGTGTCCTCACTTCTCCACGGAAGCCTGGAGACTACCCTCTGGAGAATAATACTTGCCAGCCAAAGGGCATGAAAAAATCTTATGGAATAGAAAATCAAGGTTATGCTCAGGAAGACAACACACAAGGTAAGACAACAGCTACTATATTCCAATGAAAAGAAAATGCCAGCTGAAAGAAAATGGGTCAAGCAAAAGATTCATAATACTATTCCAAAAGCTAACATTATTGATGAATAACATATACAGTAAATTGATTTATCGTTAAGCATTAGTTCAACTACTGGATATATTAATAATCTTTAGATATACACAACAAGGCCTTTATTCTACAGTGGATTTATTTGTGAGGCTGATGATGACAAAGTAGAAGATGAAGAAAACAATGATAAATTAAGAACCTTATGT includes the following:
- the LOC131202290 gene encoding retinoic acid-induced protein 3-like isoform X1, whose product is MATTKAPSGCGNISGDYYFLCDTNVYWGIILEALAAAGVFVTIILILVLFFFICKTQDNAKRSLIPIQFLFLLGTIGIFGLTFAFIIRLNEQTGPTRFFLFGVLFALCFSCLLAHALDLIKLVRGRRPFSALMLLIMVLGFTVVQVIIAVQYVAVNITALKDLRHAMDEERRRDFILILIYVFFLMFLLFIVSMFVLCGTYKRWKRHGVHLLLTALVSIGIWVAWIAILMHGISALGERSEWNDPLLGVALIVNGWVFLILYAIPELCVLTSPRKPGDYPLENNTCQPKGMKKSYGIENQGYAQEDNTQEENTDSYIPYSTHFQLKNLEPQQEFSIPRPKTRPSPYQEYSGGKGIKK
- the LOC131202290 gene encoding retinoic acid-induced protein 3-like isoform X2, whose translation is MATTKAPSGCGNISGDYYFLCDTNVYWGIILEALAAAGVFVTIILILVLFFFICKTQDNAKRSLIPIQFLFLLGTIGIFGLTFAFIIRLNEQTGPTRFFLFGVLFALCFSCLLAHALDLIKLVRGRRPFSALMLLIMVLGFTVVQVIIAVQYVAVNITALKDLRHAMDEERRRDFILILIYVFFLMFLLFIVSMFVLCGTYKRWKRHGVHLLLTALVSIGIWVAWIAILMHGISALGERSEWNDPLLGVALIVNGWVFLILYAIPELCVLTSPRKPGDYPLENNTCQPKGMKKSYGIENQGYAQEDNTQENTDSYIPYSTHFQLKNLEPQQEFSIPRPKTRPSPYQEYSGGKGIKK